One window from the genome of Helicobacter pylori encodes:
- a CDS encoding dentin sialophosphopreproprotein translates to MKAIKILFMMTLSLNAISVNRALFDLKDSQLKGELTPKIVNFGGYKSSTEEWGASALNYINAANGDAKKFSALVEKMRFNSGILGNFRAHARLRQALKLQKNLKYCLKIIARDSFYSYRTGIYIPLGISLKDQKTAQKMLADLSVVGAYLKKQQENEKAQSPYYRSNNYYNSYYSPYYGMYGMYGMGMYGMYGMGMYDFYDFYDGMYGFYPNMFFMMQVQDYLMLENYMYALDQEEILDHDASINQLDTPTDDDRDDKDDKSSQPANLMSFYRDPKFSKGIQTNRLNSALVNLDNSRMLKDNSLFHTKAMPTKSVDAITSQAKELNHLVGQIKEMKQDGASPSKIDSVVNKAMEVRDKLDNNLNQLDNDLKDQKGLSSEQQAQVDKALDSVQQLSHSSDVVGNYLDGSLKIDGDDRDDLNDAMNNPMQQPVQQTPINNMGNTHANDSKNQGGNALINPNTNTDDTHTDDTHTDTNATNDTSTTDTPTDDKDAGGMNNTGDMNNTDTGNTDTGNTDTGNTDTGNTDDASNMNNGNDDMGNANDDMSNGNDMGDDMNNANDMNDDMGNGNDDMGDMGDMNDDMGGDMGDMGDMGN, encoded by the coding sequence ATGAAAGCTATAAAAATACTTTTTATGATGACACTCAGTTTAAACGCTATTAGCGTGAATAGGGCGTTGTTTGACTTAAAAGATTCGCAATTAAAAGGGGAATTAACGCCAAAAATAGTGAATTTTGGGGGTTATAAAAGCAGCACTGAAGAGTGGGGAGCTAGCGCTTTAAACTATATCAATGCGGCTAATGGCGATGCGAAAAAATTCAGCGCGTTAGTGGAAAAAATGCGTTTTAACTCCGGTATATTGGGGAATTTTAGAGCGCATGCGCGTTTGAGGCAAGCCCTAAAATTGCAAAAGAATTTGAAATATTGCCTTAAAATCATCGCTAGGGATTCTTTTTATAGTTACCGCACCGGTATTTATATCCCCTTAGGCATTTCTTTAAAAGATCAAAAAACGGCTCAAAAAATGCTCGCTGATTTGAGCGTGGTAGGGGCGTATCTTAAAAAACAACAAGAGAATGAAAAGGCTCAAAGCCCTTATTATAGGAGCAACAACTATTACAACTCTTACTATAGCCCTTATTATGGTATGTATGGCATGTATGGAATGGGTATGTATGGCATGTATGGTATGGGCATGTATGATTTTTATGACTTTTATGATGGCATGTATGGTTTCTACCCTAACATGTTTTTCATGATGCAAGTTCAAGATTACTTGATGTTAGAAAATTACATGTATGCGCTCGATCAAGAAGAGATTTTAGATCATGACGCTTCCATTAACCAACTTGATACGCCTACTGATGATGACAGAGACGATAAAGACGATAAATCTTCGCAACCAGCAAATCTTATGAGCTTTTATCGTGATCCCAAATTCAGCAAAGGCATTCAAACCAACCGCTTGAATAGCGCTTTAGTCAATTTAGACAACAGCCGCATGCTCAAAGACAATTCGCTTTTCCACACTAAAGCCATGCCCACTAAAAGCGTGGATGCGATAACTTCTCAAGCCAAAGAGCTTAACCATTTAGTGGGGCAAATCAAAGAAATGAAGCAAGACGGGGCGAGTCCTAGTAAGATTGATTCAGTTGTCAATAAAGCTATGGAAGTGAGGGATAAATTAGACAATAATTTAAACCAGCTAGACAATGACTTAAAAGATCAAAAAGGGCTTTCAAGCGAGCAACAAGCTCAAGTGGATAAAGCCCTAGACAGCGTGCAACAATTAAGCCATAGCAGCGATGTGGTGGGGAATTATTTAGACGGGAGTTTGAAAATTGATGGCGATGATAGAGATGATTTGAATGATGCGATGAATAACCCCATGCAACAACCTGTGCAACAAACGCCCATCAATAACATGGGCAACACCCATGCAAATGATAGCAAAAATCAAGGGGGTAACGCGCTCATAAACCCTAACACTAACACCGATGACACTCACACCGACGATACTCACACCGACACTAACGCCACAAACGATACCAGCACCACTGACACCCCCACTGATGATAAAGATGCTGGCGGCATGAACAATACCGGCGATATGAATAATACCGATACCGGCAACACGGACACCGGCAATACTGATACTGGTAACACGGATACCGGTAACACTGATGATGCGAGTAACATGAACAACGGCAACGATGATATGGGTAACGCTAATGACGACATGAGCAACGGCAACGACATGGGCGATGACATGAATAATGCGAACGACATGAACGATGACATGGGTAATGGCAACGATGACATGGGCGATATGGGGGACATGAACGACGACATGGGTGGCGATATGGGGGATATGGGCGATATGGGGAATTGA
- the tlpC gene encoding methyl-accepting chemotaxis protein TlpC: MKSTRIGSKIVMMVCAVVIIISAVMGVIISYKVESVLQSQATELLQKKAQLVSFKIQSIMKRIFIGANTLEKFLSDENSTINDTLKKRMLSEFLLANPHVLLVSAIYTNNNERIITAMSMDSKIAYPNTTLNENMINQIHSLKSITHSDPYYKEVNGDKIYGMDITLPLMGKNQKTIGALNLFLNIDAFYTDVVGKKKSNTFLMGKDGRILINPNREIQDKILSAINPDKRVAKAVEYYNQNEAGTLSYHSLSGNTETFLAIQPFDFFEEKGDNSNQWRWAIGKYVNKSLVFKEATNTKFIIITTLILGVLVLAFLVFIIVSNLITKRISRVNNTLNDFFNLLNNPKNNHAISLTPPSAYDEIGQMQASINENILKTQENIQADNNAIQNSIEVANFVESGDFTQEIACVPKNKDLQALRNTINSIIQYFRNQIGANIEALNNALEHYKNLDFTHHIQNPKANMEKALNTLGQEISSMLKASLGFANALNHESKDLKTCVDNLTKTAHKQERSLKNTTQSLEEITNIITTIDSKSQEMISQGEDIKSVVDMIRDIADQTNLLALNAAIEAARAGEHGRGFAVVADEVRKLAERTQKSLSEIEANINILVQSIADNAESIKMQNKGVENIHNSINALQQDVQDNLTIANYSLQVSTKIDGISQDILEDVSKKKF; encoded by the coding sequence ATGAAATCTACAAGAATTGGTTCTAAAATCGTCATGATGGTGTGTGCGGTCGTTATTATCATTAGCGCTGTTATGGGCGTTATTATCAGCTACAAGGTTGAAAGCGTGTTGCAAAGCCAAGCCACAGAATTGCTGCAAAAAAAGGCTCAGTTAGTCAGTTTCAAAATTCAAAGCATCATGAAACGCATTTTCATTGGCGCTAACACCCTTGAAAAATTTTTAAGCGATGAAAATAGCACTATCAACGACACCCTAAAAAAGCGCATGCTCTCTGAGTTTTTGTTAGCAAACCCTCATGTGTTATTGGTTAGTGCGATTTATACGAATAATAATGAACGAATTATCACTGCAATGAGCATGGATTCAAAAATCGCCTACCCTAATACCACGCTCAATGAAAACATGATCAATCAAATCCATTCGCTCAAAAGTATAACCCATTCAGATCCCTATTATAAAGAGGTTAATGGCGATAAAATCTATGGCATGGATATTACCCTCCCCCTAATGGGTAAGAATCAAAAGACTATAGGCGCACTGAATCTCTTTTTAAACATTGACGCTTTTTATACAGATGTGGTAGGCAAGAAAAAGAGCAACACCTTTTTAATGGGGAAAGATGGCAGAATTTTAATCAACCCTAATCGTGAGATCCAAGATAAGATTTTAAGCGCTATCAATCCGGATAAAAGAGTCGCTAAAGCTGTGGAGTATTACAATCAAAACGAAGCGGGCACTTTGAGCTACCATTCATTGAGCGGGAATACAGAAACCTTTTTAGCCATACAGCCCTTTGATTTTTTTGAAGAAAAAGGGGATAACAGCAATCAGTGGCGTTGGGCAATTGGGAAATATGTCAATAAATCTTTAGTCTTTAAAGAAGCGACAAACACCAAATTCATTATTATCACCACTTTGATTTTAGGCGTGCTGGTGTTAGCCTTTTTAGTCTTTATCATCGTTTCCAATCTCATAACCAAACGCATCAGTAGGGTCAATAACACCCTAAATGATTTTTTCAACTTGCTCAATAACCCCAAAAATAACCATGCCATAAGCCTAACGCCCCCAAGCGCTTATGATGAAATCGGGCAAATGCAAGCTTCCATCAATGAAAACATCCTTAAAACCCAAGAAAACATTCAAGCTGATAATAACGCCATTCAAAACAGCATTGAAGTGGCTAATTTTGTGGAAAGTGGGGATTTCACCCAAGAAATCGCATGCGTGCCTAAAAACAAAGACTTGCAAGCTTTAAGAAACACGATCAATAGCATTATCCAGTATTTTCGCAACCAAATTGGTGCCAATATTGAAGCCCTAAACAACGCCCTAGAGCATTATAAAAACCTGGATTTCACCCACCACATCCAAAACCCCAAAGCCAACATGGAAAAAGCGCTCAACACTTTAGGGCAAGAAATTTCTAGCATGCTTAAAGCTTCTTTAGGATTTGCGAACGCGCTCAATCATGAATCCAAAGATTTAAAAACTTGCGTGGATAACTTAACCAAAACCGCTCATAAACAAGAAAGAAGCTTGAAAAACACCACCCAATCCTTAGAAGAAATCACTAATATCATTACAACGATTGATTCTAAAAGCCAAGAGATGATCTCTCAAGGCGAAGACATTAAAAGCGTGGTGGATATGATTAGAGATATCGCTGATCAAACGAATCTATTAGCCCTGAATGCTGCTATTGAAGCCGCACGGGCTGGTGAGCATGGCAGAGGCTTTGCGGTGGTGGCTGATGAAGTTAGGAAGCTCGCTGAAAGGACGCAAAAATCGCTCAGCGAGATTGAAGCCAATATCAATATTTTAGTTCAAAGCATTGCCGATAACGCCGAGTCTATCAAAATGCAAAATAAGGGCGTAGAAAACATCCACAACTCCATTAACGCTTTGCAACAAGATGTGCAGGATAATTTGACTATCGCTAATTATTCTTTACAAGTCAGCACTAAAATTGATGGGATTTCCCAAGATATTTTAGAAGATGTGAGCAAGAAGAAATTTTAA
- the rpsI gene encoding 30S ribosomal protein S9, with translation MRKIYATGKRKTAIAKVWLTPGKGELSINEQSLNQWLGGHEAIKMKVMQPLLLTKQEQSVDIKAVVFGGGYSAQAEALRHGISKALNAYDIAFRAILKPKGLLTRDSRVVERKKYGKRKARRSPQFSKR, from the coding sequence ATGAGAAAAATCTATGCTACCGGTAAAAGAAAAACCGCTATCGCTAAAGTGTGGCTCACTCCGGGTAAAGGCGAATTGAGTATCAATGAACAAAGCCTGAATCAGTGGTTAGGCGGGCATGAAGCCATTAAAATGAAAGTCATGCAGCCCTTGCTTTTAACCAAACAAGAGCAATCTGTGGATATTAAAGCGGTGGTTTTTGGTGGGGGCTATTCAGCGCAAGCGGAAGCCTTAAGGCATGGTATTTCTAAAGCTTTGAACGCTTATGATATTGCTTTTAGAGCCATTTTAAAACCTAAAGGCTTGCTCACTAGGGATTCAAGGGTGGTTGAACGCAAAAAATATGGTAAAAGAAAGGCCAGAAGAAGCCCGCAATTCTCCAAAAGGTAA
- the rplM gene encoding 50S ribosomal protein L13 has translation MTKTAKVNDIVRDWVVLDAKDKVFGRLITEIAVLLRGKHRPFYTPNVDCGDFVVVINANKVKFSGMKLEDKEYFTHSGYFGSTKSKTLQEMLEKTPEKLYHLAVRGMLPKTKLGKAMIKKLKVYRDDKHPHTAQTSKKDAK, from the coding sequence ATGACAAAGACTGCTAAAGTCAATGACATCGTTCGTGATTGGGTCGTTTTAGACGCTAAGGACAAAGTTTTTGGCCGCTTGATCACTGAAATCGCTGTGCTTTTAAGAGGCAAACACCGCCCTTTTTACACCCCTAATGTGGATTGTGGGGATTTTGTGGTGGTTATCAACGCCAATAAGGTTAAATTTTCAGGCATGAAATTAGAGGATAAAGAGTATTTTACCCATTCAGGCTATTTTGGCAGCACCAAGAGCAAGACTCTCCAAGAAATGCTAGAAAAAACCCCCGAAAAGCTCTACCACTTAGCCGTTAGGGGCATGCTCCCTAAAACGAAATTAGGGAAAGCGATGATCAAAAAACTCAAAGTTTATCGTGATGATAAGCACCCTCACACCGCACAAACTAGCAAAAAGGACGCTAAATGA
- a CDS encoding DUF5408 family protein, with amino-acid sequence MQKEQEAQEIAKKAVQIVFFLGIVVVLLMMINLYMLINQINASAKMSQQIKKIEERLNQEQK; translated from the coding sequence ATGCAAAAAGAACAAGAAGCCCAAGAAATCGCTAAAAAAGCCGTTCAAATCGTGTTTTTTTTAGGGATTGTGGTGGTGCTTTTGATGATGATAAACCTTTACATGCTCATCAATCAAATCAACGCGAGCGCTAAAATGAGCCAACAAATCAAAAAGATAGAAGAAAGGCTTAACCAGGAGCAAAAATAA
- a CDS encoding FAD-dependent oxidoreductase has protein sequence MSMEFDAVIIGGGVSGCATFYTLSEYSSLKRVAIVEKCSKLAQISSSAKANSQTIHDGSIETNYTPEKAKKVRLSAYKTRQYALNKGLQNEVIFETQKMAIGVGDEECEFMKKRYESFKEIFVGLEEFDKQKIKELEPNVILGANGIDRHENIIGHGYQKDWSTMNFAKLSENFVEEALKLKPNNQVFLNFKVKKIEKRNDTYAVISEDAEEVYAKFVLVNAGSYALPLAQSMGYGLDLGCLPVAGSFYFVPDLLRGKVYTVQNPKLPFAAVHGDPDAVIKGKTRIGPTALTMPKLERNKCWLKGISLELLKMDLNKDVFKIAFDLMSDKEIRNYVFKNMVFELPIIGKRKFLKDAQKIIPSLSLEDLEYAHGFGEVRPQVLDRTKRKLELGEKKICTHKGITFNMTPSPGATSCLQNALVDSQEIAAYLGESFELERFYKDLSPEELEN, from the coding sequence ATGAGTATGGAATTTGATGCTGTTATTATTGGAGGTGGGGTTTCAGGGTGTGCGACCTTTTATACTTTGAGCGAATACAGCTCTTTAAAGCGCGTGGCTATCGTGGAAAAATGCTCTAAATTGGCTCAAATCAGCTCCAGCGCTAAAGCTAATTCGCAAACCATTCATGATGGCTCTATTGAAACGAATTACACTCCTGAAAAAGCTAAAAAAGTGCGTTTGAGCGCTTATAAAACCAGACAATACGCGCTCAATAAAGGCTTGCAAAATGAAGTGATTTTTGAAACCCAGAAAATGGCTATAGGCGTGGGCGATGAAGAATGCGAGTTCATGAAAAAACGCTACGAATCCTTTAAAGAAATCTTTGTGGGGTTAGAAGAATTTGACAAGCAAAAGATTAAAGAATTAGAGCCTAATGTGATTTTAGGGGCTAATGGCATAGACAGGCATGAAAACATTATCGGGCATGGGTATCAAAAGGATTGGAGCACGATGAATTTTGCGAAGTTGAGTGAAAACTTCGTTGAAGAAGCCCTAAAATTAAAGCCTAACAACCAGGTGTTTTTGAATTTCAAAGTAAAAAAGATTGAAAAACGCAACGACACTTACGCCGTAATTTCAGAAGACGCTGAAGAAGTGTATGCTAAATTCGTGCTAGTTAATGCCGGCTCTTACGCTTTGCCTTTGGCTCAGAGCATGGGCTATGGCTTGGATTTAGGGTGCTTGCCTGTGGCGGGCAGCTTTTATTTTGTGCCGGATTTATTAAGGGGTAAGGTTTATACCGTTCAAAACCCCAAACTCCCTTTTGCAGCCGTACATGGCGACCCTGATGCTGTCATTAAAGGAAAAACACGAATCGGGCCTACCGCTTTAACGATGCCTAAATTAGAACGCAACAAATGCTGGCTCAAGGGCATTAGCTTGGAATTGTTGAAAATGGATTTGAATAAAGATGTGTTTAAAATCGCATTTGATTTGATGAGCGATAAAGAAATCCGTAATTATGTATTTAAAAACATGGTTTTTGAATTGCCTATTATCGGTAAAAGGAAATTTTTAAAAGACGCTCAAAAAATCATCCCCTCTCTTAGCCTAGAAGATTTAGAATACGCTCATGGTTTTGGCGAAGTGCGCCCGCAAGTTTTAGACAGAACCAAGCGAAAGCTGGAATTAGGCGAAAAAAAGATTTGCACCCATAAAGGCATCACTTTCAACATGACCCCTTCTCCAGGCGCGACGAGTTGCTTGCAAAACGCCCTTGTGGATTCCCAAGAAATCGCTGCGTATTTGGGCGAGAGCTTTGAATTAGAACGCTTTTATAAAGATTTATCCCCAGAAGAATTGGAAAATTAA
- a CDS encoding SH3 domain-containing C40 family peptidase, with protein MRYFLVVFLFLFVGCMKKDFTLKDLSLPQEASSYLASSQNGSHNNQSIDPQALRENLKESYLKAWYSPWLDAKIKSNKKEVFWILKEMNKSTGYGEDLKPNAKAFNDELIKSMDIEHYPSAKIKAVVVRDSDVRAVPTNKPYYLSQKGYPFDRYQNSLIFQGTPVLITHFNLDKTYAHIQSSFVYGWIKVSDLAYMHDKDIELLTKLKNYVMPIKDKIPLYTEYGDFYTDARVGELFALIPQSQNASQNPQKKELKAYGFLRDAKGYADLQSVILDEKDFFVFPKAFNSENMAYFIDTMLGQKYGWGGLLGNRDCSAFTRDSFANFGILLPRNSYAQSRYANNYMDLSSMKAKEKEDYILKSATPFGTLIYLKGHIMLYLGAYNHQAIVAHSIWSVQTQKHFKTLSHKIGGVVITSLWLAEEHNGAFSKKKLLIDRVLGMSDLKDFVNKTSSPLNAN; from the coding sequence ATGCGTTATTTTCTTGTAGTTTTCTTGTTTTTGTTTGTGGGTTGCATGAAAAAGGATTTCACGCTCAAAGATTTATCCTTGCCCCAAGAGGCTTCAAGTTATCTTGCAAGCTCTCAAAATGGCAGTCATAATAACCAAAGCATTGACCCCCAAGCGTTAAGAGAAAACCTAAAAGAGAGCTACCTCAAAGCGTGGTATTCCCCATGGCTAGATGCGAAAATCAAAAGCAATAAAAAAGAAGTGTTTTGGATCCTTAAGGAGATGAATAAATCCACCGGTTATGGCGAAGATCTAAAACCCAACGCAAAAGCTTTCAATGATGAGCTTATTAAAAGCATGGATATTGAGCATTACCCAAGCGCTAAGATTAAGGCTGTTGTGGTGCGAGATAGCGATGTGAGGGCTGTGCCTACTAACAAGCCTTATTACCTTTCTCAAAAAGGCTATCCTTTTGATAGGTATCAAAATTCGCTGATTTTTCAAGGCACGCCGGTTTTAATCACGCATTTTAATCTAGACAAAACTTACGCCCACATTCAAAGCAGTTTTGTTTATGGCTGGATTAAAGTCAGCGATCTAGCTTACATGCACGATAAAGACATAGAGCTTTTAACCAAACTCAAAAATTATGTCATGCCTATAAAAGATAAGATCCCCCTTTATACAGAGTATGGGGATTTTTACACCGATGCTAGGGTGGGCGAATTGTTCGCTCTCATCCCCCAAAGTCAAAACGCATCTCAAAACCCCCAAAAAAAGGAATTGAAAGCCTATGGTTTTTTGAGGGATGCTAAGGGTTATGCAGATTTACAAAGCGTGATCTTAGATGAAAAGGATTTTTTTGTTTTCCCTAAGGCTTTTAACAGCGAGAACATGGCGTATTTTATAGACACCATGCTAGGGCAAAAATACGGCTGGGGTGGACTATTAGGTAATAGGGATTGCTCGGCTTTCACCAGAGATAGTTTTGCTAATTTTGGTATTTTGCTCCCCAGAAATTCCTACGCACAAAGCCGTTATGCGAACAATTATATGGATTTAAGCTCCATGAAAGCCAAAGAAAAAGAAGATTACATCCTTAAAAGCGCCACGCCTTTTGGAACGCTCATCTATTTAAAAGGGCATATCATGCTCTATTTAGGCGCATACAACCATCAAGCGATAGTCGCTCACAGCATTTGGTCGGTGCAAACCCAAAAGCATTTTAAAACCTTGAGTCATAAAATAGGAGGCGTGGTGATCACTTCATTATGGTTAGCCGAAGAACATAATGGGGCGTTTTCTAAAAAGAAATTATTGATTGACAGGGTGCTTGGAATGAGCGATTTGAAAGATTTTGTCAATAAAACTTCAAGCCCTTTGAATGCGAATTGA
- the rpoD gene encoding RNA polymerase sigma factor RpoD has product MKKKANEEKAPKRAKQEAKAEATQEIKQENKTKESNKAKESKIKENKTKESKVKETAKEPIPVKKLSFNEALEELFANSLSDCVSYESIIQISTKVPTLAQIKKIKELCQKYQKKLVSSSEYAKKLNAIDKIKKTEEKQKVLDEELEDGYDFLKEKDFLEWSRSDSPVRMYLREMGDIKLLSKDEEIELSKQIRLGEDIILDAICSVPYLIDFIYAYKDALINRERRVKELFRSFDDDDENSVSDSKKDDDSEEDEENEERKKVVSEKDKKRVEKVQESFKALDKAKKEWLKALEAPVDEKEDELVRLLTLAYKRQTLKDRLYDLEPTSKLINELVKTMETTLKSGDGFEKELKRLEYKLPLFNDTLIANHKKILANITNMTKEDIIAQVPEATMVSVYMDLKKLFLTKEASEEGFDLAPNKLKEILEQIKRGKLISDRAKNKMAKSNLRLVVSIAKRFTSRGLPFLDLIQEGNIGLMKAVDKFEHEKGFKFSTYATWWIKQAISRAIADQARTIRIPIHMIDTINRINKVMRKHIQETGKEPDLEVVAEEVGLSLDKVKNVIKVTKEPISLETPVGNDDDGKFGDFVEDKNIVSSIDHIMREDLKAQIESVLDQLNEREKAVIRMRFGLLDDESDRTLEEIGKELNVTRERVRQIESSAIKKLRSPQYGRILRNYLRI; this is encoded by the coding sequence ATGAAAAAGAAAGCTAACGAAGAAAAAGCCCCCAAAAGAGCTAAACAGGAAGCCAAAGCAGAAGCCACACAAGAAATTAAACAAGAAAACAAAACTAAAGAAAGCAATAAAGCCAAAGAGAGCAAAATTAAAGAAAATAAAACCAAAGAAAGCAAAGTCAAAGAAACAGCGAAAGAACCTATTCCTGTTAAAAAGCTTAGTTTTAATGAAGCGTTAGAAGAATTGTTCGCTAATTCCTTAAGCGATTGTGTTTCTTATGAGTCTATCATTCAAATCAGCACGAAAGTCCCCACTCTAGCCCAAATCAAAAAAATCAAAGAGTTGTGCCAAAAATACCAAAAGAAATTGGTCAGCTCTTCAGAATACGCTAAAAAACTCAATGCGATTGACAAGATTAAAAAAACCGAAGAAAAGCAAAAAGTTTTAGATGAAGAATTAGAAGATGGCTATGACTTTTTGAAAGAAAAGGATTTTTTAGAGTGGAGCAGGAGCGATAGCCCAGTGCGCATGTATTTGCGTGAAATGGGGGATATAAAACTTTTAAGCAAAGATGAAGAGATTGAATTGAGCAAGCAAATCCGCTTGGGTGAAGACATTATTTTAGACGCGATTTGCTCGGTGCCGTATTTGATTGATTTTATTTATGCGTATAAAGACGCTTTAATCAATCGTGAAAGAAGGGTTAAAGAGCTTTTCAGGAGCTTTGATGATGACGATGAAAATAGCGTGAGCGATTCTAAAAAAGATGACGACAGCGAAGAAGATGAAGAAAACGAAGAAAGGAAAAAAGTCGTTTCTGAAAAAGACAAGAAGCGCGTAGAAAAGGTTCAAGAAAGCTTTAAAGCCCTAGACAAGGCTAAAAAAGAATGGCTTAAAGCCCTTGAAGCCCCTGTAGATGAAAAAGAAGACGAATTGGTGCGTTTATTGACTCTAGCTTACAAACGCCAAACGCTCAAAGACAGACTCTATGATTTAGAGCCTACTAGCAAACTGATTAATGAATTAGTCAAAACGATGGAAACCACTTTAAAAAGCGGCGATGGGTTTGAAAAAGAGTTGAAACGCTTGGAATACAAGCTACCCTTATTCAATGACACTCTCATCGCCAACCATAAAAAAATCCTCGCTAATATCACTAACATGACTAAAGAAGATATTATCGCTCAAGTGCCAGAAGCGACTATGGTGAGCGTGTATATGGATCTTAAAAAGCTTTTTTTGACTAAAGAAGCGAGCGAAGAAGGCTTTGATTTAGCCCCCAACAAGCTAAAAGAAATTTTAGAGCAAATCAAAAGAGGGAAATTGATTTCCGATCGCGCTAAAAACAAAATGGCTAAATCCAATTTAAGGTTGGTAGTGAGCATCGCTAAACGATTCACGAGCAGAGGCTTACCCTTCTTGGATTTGATTCAAGAGGGCAATATCGGCTTGATGAAAGCGGTGGATAAGTTTGAGCATGAAAAGGGCTTCAAGTTTTCTACCTATGCGACCTGGTGGATCAAGCAAGCCATCAGCAGAGCCATAGCCGATCAAGCCCGCACTATCCGCATCCCCATTCACATGATTGACACGATTAATCGCATCAATAAAGTCATGCGCAAACACATTCAAGAAACCGGCAAAGAGCCTGATTTAGAAGTGGTGGCTGAAGAAGTGGGGCTTTCGTTAGATAAAGTGAAGAATGTGATTAAGGTTACTAAAGAGCCTATCAGCTTAGAAACCCCAGTCGGCAATGATGATGACGGCAAATTTGGGGATTTCGTGGAAGATAAAAATATCGTTAGCTCCATTGATCACATCATGCGCGAAGATTTAAAAGCACAAATTGAAAGCGTTTTGGATCAATTGAATGAGCGAGAAAAAGCGGTGATCCGCATGCGTTTTGGGCTTTTAGACGATGAAAGCGATCGAACTTTAGAAGAAATTGGCAAGGAATTGAATGTTACGAGAGAAAGGGTGCGCCAGATTGAAAGCTCTGCGATCAAAAAATTGAGAAGCCCGCAATACGGGCGCATTTTAAGAAACTATTTGCGCATTTGA
- the mtnN gene encoding aminodeoxyfutalosine nucleosidase has product MVQKIGILGAMREEITPILELFGVDFEEIPLGGNVFHKGVYRNKEIIVAYSKIGKVHSTLTTTSMILAFGVQKVLFSGVAGSLVKDLKINDLLVAIQLVQHDVDLSAFNHPLGFIPESAIFIETSESLNALAKKVANEQHIALKEGVIASGDQFVHSKERKEFLVSEFKASAVEMEGASVAFVCQKFGVPCCVLRSISDNADEEANMSFDAFLEKSAQTSAKFLKSMVDKL; this is encoded by the coding sequence ATGGTGCAAAAAATTGGCATTTTAGGGGCGATGAGAGAAGAAATAACCCCTATTTTAGAATTGTTTGGCGTGGATTTTGAAGAGATCCCTTTAGGGGGGAATGTTTTCCACAAAGGCGTTTATCGTAACAAGGAAATCATTGTCGCTTACAGCAAGATTGGCAAGGTGCATTCCACTTTAACCACAACGAGCATGATTTTAGCGTTTGGCGTTCAAAAGGTGCTTTTTAGCGGAGTGGCTGGAAGCTTAGTCAAAGACTTAAAAATCAATGATTTGTTAGTGGCTATTCAATTAGTCCAGCATGATGTGGATTTGAGCGCGTTTAACCACCCTTTAGGGTTCATCCCAGAAAGCGCGATTTTTATTGAAACGAGCGAAAGTTTGAACGCTTTGGCTAAAAAAGTCGCTAATGAGCAACACATCGCGCTCAAAGAAGGCGTCATCGCATCAGGCGATCAGTTTGTGCATAGCAAAGAAAGGAAAGAGTTTTTAGTCAGCGAGTTTAAGGCGAGTGCGGTGGAAATGGAGGGGGCGAGCGTGGCGTTTGTGTGCCAAAAATTTGGCGTGCCATGCTGTGTGCTAAGGAGCATTAGCGATAACGCTGATGAGGAAGCTAACATGAGTTTTGATGCGTTTTTAGAAAAAAGCGCTCAAACTTCAGCGAAATTCTTAAAAAGCATGGTGGATAAGCTTTAG